From Amia ocellicauda isolate fAmiCal2 chromosome 12, fAmiCal2.hap1, whole genome shotgun sequence, a single genomic window includes:
- the LOC136764491 gene encoding mucin-2-like: MKPREAAALILLLGCVCWQIAVTDGANTTAVLTLTFLSDLSPSIEILQGALVVKQPQFQIGGQYKVDVVDVRLTNRIKKMCTFEMTLNIRNLELPEKDILTLSDYKLINSWLRDILLQQVGVTSTIVPLAQITLQDTISAQVGYTLQAKDISTLGGLTDSVWKITAGIQSIRVVLTMTIPITAASTTPTTAAPTTTTTTAPTTTTTAASTTTTAEVSTTITAMPTTTTTTKAPTETTTTEDPTTTATTVAHTATSITAPIINTSAAPTTITNAAPTTTTTAAPTATTTAVLTTKIAVPTTRTTAAPTTKTTKAPTTTTPATPTSTTAAHTSTTTAANTPTTTAAHTTTATTIRKTTPPKTTTITIPTTATTAADTKTTITVPTTKTSIAPTTSRTVVSTTKNAVPTTRTTAAPTTKTTKAPTTTTPVAPTATTMTAPTTTTATPTTITTATPATTTVAPTKTTRAPTTTTATATTITTTSPSTTTTAAPSITSNTAPSSTTTVSQTTTTTTAQTTKTTAAPATTTVVPTTTTTPPTTITITTPTSTTVASTITTAAALTTITTVAPSTTTTATPTTTTASPKTTTINIPITSTGAAQTTTTTTATPTTTTSPTTATLAPTTEITVPPPTTSTAAPTITSAPSSTTTTAPTTATAAAITTTTVSQTTTTTTAQNTKTTAAPATVTTAAPTITTGVPTTKTTTAPTTKTTAAPTTTTTQAPTTKTTAAHTTTATTIRKTTPPKTTTITIPTTATTAAHTKTTRTVPTTKTSIAPTTSRTVVSTTKNTVPTTRTTAAPTTTTPVAPTATTMTAPTTTTATPTTITTATPATTTVAPTKTTRAPTTTTATATTITTTSPSTTTTAAPSITSNTAPSSTTTVSQTTATTTAQTTTTTTAPTTTKSIAPTTTPSATSTTTATPTTTTTAPITTTTAPTTATAAAITTTTVSQTTTTTTAQTTKTTAAPATTTVVPTTTTTPPTTITTATHTTVTTAAPTITTGAPTTKTTASPTTTTTQAPTTTTTATATTTTASPKTTAINIPITSTGAAQTTTTTTAQTTKTTAAPATTTVVPTTTTTPPTTITTATHTTVTTAAPTITTGAPTTKTTASPTTTTTQAPTTTTTATPTTTTASPKTTAINNPITSTGAAQTTTTTTAQTTKTTTSPSTTTTAAPSITSNTAPSSTTTVSQTTATTTAQTTKTTAAPATTTVVPTTTTTPPTTITTATPTTVTTAAPTITTGAPTTKTTAAPTTIITVAPSTTKTATPTTTTASPKTTAINIPITSTGAAQTTTTTTAQTKTTGAPTTITITTPTSTTVASTMATAAALTTITTGAPTTVTTATPTITTVAPTTTTTPAPTTIITVAPSTTTTATPTTTTAFPKTTAINIPITSTGAAQTTTTTTAPTTTKSIAPTTTPSATSTTTATPTTTTTAPITTTTAPTTATAAAITTTTVSQTTTTTTAQTTKTTAAPATTTVVPTTTTTPPTTITTATHTTVTTAAPTITTGAPTTKTTASPTTTTTQAPTTTTTATATTTTASPKTTAINIPITSTGAAQTTTTTTAQTTKTTAAPATTTVVPTTTTTPPTTITTATHTTVTTAAPTITTGAPTTKTTASPTTTTTQAPTTTTTATPTTTATPTTTTTAPITTTTAPTTATAAAITTTTVSQTTTTTTAQTTKTPAAPATTTVVPTTTTTPPTTITTATHTTVTTAAPTITTGAPTTKTTASPTTTTTQAPTTTTTATPTTTTASPKTTAINIPITSTGAAQTTTTTTAPTTTTSIAPTTNPSGTSTTTTATPTIIATAPTTNTTTFPTTATLAPTITITAPTTTKTTSPTTTTATPTTEITVPPTTTTIASPSTTSTTAPTTTTTPTTTSTAAPTTTAAPTPKPVVAVLRLEFNTTGTAPSDTEIIKAFTDLLAPYTSLASYPVNLTTITAKNTTATGVAVTVGFLISNLTLPEGSDFTNETYSKIQDPVNTLLRDLLSTYLGGSPSKFPSATFTNQSNHIQAEVAYQVPSSAIQNPSAELKKILNVTGQVKDMAVTVSINGQQMSTAAPTTPIAPTTTAAPTPKPVVAVLRLEFNTTGTAPSDTEIIKAFTDLLAPYTSLASYPVNLTTITAKNTTGTGVAVTVGFLISNLTLPEGSDFTNETYSKIQDPVNTLLRDLLSTYLGGSPSKFPSATFTNQSNHIQAEVAYQVPSSAIQNPSAELKKILNVTGQVKDMAVTVSINGQQMSTAAPTTPIAPTTTAAPTTTIAPTTTAAPTPKPVVAVLRLEFNTTGTAPSDTEIIKAFTDLLAPYTSLASYPVNLTTITAKNTTGTGVAVTVGFLISNLTLPEGSDFTNETYSKIQDPVNTLLRDLLSTYLGGSPSKFPSATFTNQSNHIQAEVAYQVPSSAIQNPSAELKKILNVTGQVKDMAVTVSINGQQMSTAAPTTPIAPTTTAAPTTPIAPTTTAAPTPKPVVAVLRLEFNTTGTAPSDTEIIKAFTDLLAPYTSLASYPVNLTTITAKNTTGTGVAVTVGFLISNLTLPEGSDFNNETYSKIQDPVNTLLRDLLSTYLGGSPSKFPSATFTNQSNHIQAEVAYQVPSSAIQNPSAELKKILNVTGQVKDMAVTVSINGQQMSTAAPTTPIAPTTTAAPTPKPVVAVLRLEFNTTGTAPSDTEIIKAFTDLLAPYTSLASYPVNLTTITAKNTTGTGVAVTVGFLISNLTLPEGSDFTNETYSKIQDPVNTLLRDLLSTYLGGSPSKFPSATFTNQSNHIQAEVAYQVPSSAIQNPSAELKKILNVTGQVKDMAVTVSINGQQMSTAAPTTPIAPTTTAAPTTTIAPTTTAAPTPKPVVAVLRLEFNTTGTAPSDTEIIKAFTDLLAPYTSLASYPVNLTTITAKNTTGTGVAVTVGFLISNLTLPEGSDFTNETYSKIQDPVNTLLRDLLSTYLGGSPSKFPSATFTNQSNHIQAEVAYQVPSSAIQNPSAELKKILNVTGQVKDMAVTVSINGQQMSTAAPTTPIAPTTTAAPTPKPVVAVLRLEFNTTGTAPSDTEIIKAFTDLLAPYTSLASYPVNLTTITAKNTTGTGVAITVGFLISKLTLPEVSDFTNETYSKIQDPVNTLLRDILSTFLGGSPSEFPSATFTNQSNHIQAEVTYQVPSSAILNSSAELKKILNVTGPVKDMAVTVSINGPPAMTTAAPITVPASNIPILIQFQMEFRSQRSVPSNVDLSSATNMLFQQLRDYSSSITNVTYLRLSNNSFAILMEIQINDLTVPKGQELTVEQKAMVLETTNKLLQNILSQPNSNTFQLPPCNFTVKDNYIEADMVYIFHDGDIEMPSDFLNEILQIRTDTLIQGDNVTPPPPILLPILTSTSDERDRGIWGIAIAIPVGIVLLLLPCWILLCCLLCGCCAGLRRRLRRQPLVQETLPYNTHQVYGVLF; this comes from the exons TACCAataactgcagcttccactacccccacaactgcagctccaactaccaccactACTACGGCTCCCACTACCACTACAACTGCAGCCTCTACTACAACTACAGCTGAAGTATCCACAACAATAACAGCAATGCCCACtacaacaactactactaaAGCTCCAACTGAAACAACTACTACTGAAGATCCAACAACTACAGCCACTACTGTTGCTCACACTGCAACATCAATAACAGCTCCAATTATAAACACATCTGCTGCTCCcactacaatcacaaatgcagcTCCAACAactaccacaactgcagctcccacggccaccacaactgcagtttTAACTACAAAAATTGCAGTTCCCACTACAAGaacaactgcagctcctactacaaaaactacaaaagctcccactacaaccacacCTGCCACTCCCACTAGTACAACAGCTGCGCACACTTCGACCACAACAGCAGCAAATACTCCAACCACAACAGCAGCTCACACTACAACTGCAACTACAATTAGGAAAACAACACCTCCCAAAACCACCACAATAACAATTCCCACTACAGCCACAACAGCAGCTGATACTAAAACTACAATAACAGTTCCAACTACAAAAACAAGTATAGCTCCTACAACAAGCAGAACTGTAGTTTCAACTACAAAAAATGCAGTTCCCACTACAagaacaactgcagctcccactacaaaaactacaaaagctcccactacaaccacacCTGTAGCTCCCACTGCCACCACAAtgacagctcccactacaacaactgccACTCCCACAACAATCACAACTGCCACTCCCGCTACAACAACAGTAGCGCCTACTAAAACCACAAgagctcccactacaacaactgccACTGCCACAACAATCACAACTACATCTCCCTCTACAACCACAACCGCAGCTCCCTCTATAACCTCAAATACAGCCCCCAGTTCAACCACAACTGTATCTCAGactacaactacaacaacaGCTCAAACTACAaagacaactgcagctcccgcTACAACAACAGTAGTgcccactacaaccacaacacctCCCACTACAATCACAATTACTACACCCACTAGTACAACAGTAGCATCCACTATAACCACAGCAGCAGCTCTCACTACAATCACAACTGTAGCACCCAGCACAACTACAACTGCCACTCCAACCACAACAACAGCATCTCCCAAGACCACCACGATAAACATTCCCATTACATCCACAGGAGCTGCTCAAactacaactacaacaacaGCAACTCCCACCACAACTACATCTCCCACTACAGCAACTCTGGCTCCAACTACAGAAATAACTGTACCTCCCCCTACAACctcaactgcagctcccactataACCTCAGCTCCCAGTTCAACGACAACAACAGCTCCCACTACCGCAACTGCAGCTGCCATTACAACCACAACGGTATCTCAGactacaactacaacaacagctcaaaatacaaagacaactgcagctcctgcTACAGTCACAACTGCTGCACCCACTATAACAACAGGAGTGCCCACTACAAAAACAACTACTGCACCAACTACAaaaacaactgcagctcccactactaccACAACACAAGCTCCAACTACAAAAACAACTGCAGCTCACACTACAACTGCAACTACAATTAGGAAAACAACACCTCCCAAGACCACCACAATAACAATTCCCACTACAGCCACAACAGCAGCTCATACTAAAACTACAAGAACAGTTCCAACTACAAAAACAAGTATAGCTCCTACAACAAGCAGAACTGTAGTTTCAACTACAAAAAATACAGTTCCCACTACAagaacaactgcagctcccactacaaccacacCTGTAGCTCCCACTGCCACCACAAtgacagctcccactacaacaactgccACTCCCACAACAATCACAACTGCCACTCCCGCTACAACAACAGTAGCGCCTACTAAAACCACAAgagctcccactacaacaactgccACTGCCACAACAATCACAACTACATCTCCCTCTACAACCACAACCGCAGCTCCCTCTATAACCTCAAATACAGCCCCCAGTTCAACCACAACTGTATCTCAGACTACAGCTACAACAACAGCTCAAactacaactacaacaacaGCACCAACTACAACCAAAAGTatagctcccactacaaccccCTCTGCCACTTCAACTACAACTGCAACtcccactacaacaacaacCGCTCCCATCACAACGACAACAGCTCCCACTACTGCAACTGCAGCTGCCATTACAACCACAACTGTATCTCAGactacaactacaacaacaGCTCAAACTACAaagacaactgcagctcccgcTACAACAACAGTAGTgcccactacaaccacaacacctCCCACTACAATCACAACTGCCACTCACACTACAGTCACAACTGCCGCACCCACTATAACAACAGGAGCGCCCACTACAAAAACAACTGCAtctcccactacaaccacaacacaagctcccactacaacaaccACTGCCACTGCAACCACAACAACAGCATCTCCCAAGACCACCGCGATAAACATTCCCATTACATCCACAGGAGCTGCTCAAactacaactacaacaacaGCTCAAACTACAaagacaactgcagctcccgcTACAACAACAGTAGTgcccactacaaccacaacacctCCCACTACAATCACAACTGCCACTCACACTACAGTCACAACTGCCGCACCCACTATAACAACAGGAGCGCCCACTACAAAAACAACTGCAtctcccactacaaccacaacacaagctcccactacaacaaccACTGCCACTCCAACCACAACAACAGCATCTCCCAAGACCACCGCGATAAACAATCCCATTACATCCACAGGAGCTGCTCAAactacaactacaacaacaGCTCAAACTACAAAGACAACTACATCTCCCTCTACAACCACAACCGCAGCTCCCTCTATAACCTCAAATACAGCCCCCAGTTCAACCACAACTGTATCTCAGACTACAGCTACAACAACAGCTCAAACTACAaagacaactgcagctcccgcTACAACAACAGTAGTgcccactacaaccacaactcCTCCCACTACAATCACAACTGCCACTCCCACTACAGTCACAACTGCCGCACCCACTATAACAACAGGAGCGCCCACTACAAAAACAACTGCTGCTCCAACTACAATCATAACTGTAGCACCCAGCACAACTAAAACTGCCACTCCAACCACAACAACAGCATCTCCCAAGACCACCGCGATAAACATTCCCATTACATCCACAGGAGCTGCTCAAactacaactacaacaacaGCTCAAACTAAAACAACTGGAGCTCCCACTACAATCACAATTACCACACCCACTAGTACAACAGTAGCGTCCACTATGGCCACAGCAGCAGCTCTCACTACAATCACAACTGGCGCTCCCACTACAGTCACAACTGCCACTCCCACTATTACAACAGTGGCacccactacaaccacaacacctGCACCCACTACAATCATAACTGTAGCACCCAGCACAACTACAACTGCCACTCCAACCACAACAACAGCATTTCCCAAGACCACCGCGATAAACATTCCCATTACATCCACAGGAGCTGCTCAAactacaactacaacaacaGCACCAACTACAACCAAAAGTatagctcccactacaaccccCTCTGCCACTTCAACTACAACTGCAACtcccactacaacaacaacCGCTCCCATCACAACGACAACAGCTCCCACTACTGCAACTGCAGCTGCCATTACAACCACAACTGTATCTCAGactacaactacaacaacaGCTCAAACTACAaagacaactgcagctcccgcTACAACAACAGTAGTgcccactacaaccacaacacctCCCACTACAATCACAACTGCCACTCACACTACAGTCACAACTGCCGCACCCACTATAACAACAGGAGCGCCCACTACAAAAACAACTGCAtctcccactacaaccacaacacaagctcccactacaacaaccACTGCCACTGCAACCACAACAACAGCATCTCCCAAGACCACCGCGATAAACATTCCCATTACATCCACAGGAGCTGCTCAAactacaactacaacaacaGCTCAAACTACAaagacaactgcagctcccgcTACAACAACAGTAGTgcccactacaaccacaacacctCCCACTACAATCACAACTGCCACTCACACTACAGTCACAACTGCCGCACCCACTATAACAACAGGAGCGCCCACTACAAAAACAACTGCAtctcccactacaaccacaacacaagctcccactacaacaaccACTGCCACTCCAACTACAACTGCAACtcccactacaacaacaacCGCTCCCATCACAACGACAACAGCTCCCACTACTGCAACTGCAGCTGCCATTACAACCACAACTGTATCTCAGactacaactacaacaacaGCTCAAACTACAAAGACACCTGCAGCTCCCGCTACAACAACAGTAGTgcccactacaaccacaacacctCCCACTACAATCACAACTGCCACTCACACTACAGTCACAACTGCCGCACCCACTATAACAACAGGAGCGCCCACTACAAAAACAACTGCAtctcccactacaaccacaacacaagctcccactacaacaaccACTGCCACTCCAACCACAACAACAGCATCTCCCAAGACTACCGCGATAAACATTCCCATTACATCCACAGGAGCTGCTCAAactacaactacaacaacaGCACCAACTACAACCACAAGTATAGCTCCCACTACAAACCCCTCTGGCACTTCAACTACAACAACTGCAACTCCCACAATAATCGCAACCGCTCCTACTACCAACACAACTACATTTCCAACTACAGCAACTCTGGCTCCAACTATAACAATAACAGCTCCCACcacaacaaaaactacatctcccactacaacaactgccACTCCAACTACAGAAATAACTGTACCTCCCACTACTACCACAATTGCATCTCcctcaacaacatcaacaacagctcccactacaaccacaactcccactacaacctcaactgcagctcccactacaactgcagctcccacccCAAA GCCAGTGGTTGCTGTCCTGAGACTGGAGTTCAACACCACAGGCACTGCTCCCAGTGACACTGAGATCATCAAAGCCTTCACTGACCTACTGGCCCCTTACACATCCCTGGCCTCCTACCCAGTGAACCTCACTACAATAACTGCTAAGA ACACAACTGCTACAGGTGTTGCTGTCACTGTGGGATTCCTCATCAGTAACCTGACTCTTCCAGAAGGGTCTGATTTCACCAACGAAACATACAGCAAGATCCAGGACCCTGTCAACACACTG CTCCGTGACCTGCTCTCCACCTACCTGGGTGGCAGTCCATCAAAGTTCCCCTCTGCTACATTCAC CAACCAGAGCAATCACATCCAAGCTGAGGTGGCATATCAAGTCCCCAGCAGTGCCATCCAGAACCCCAGTGCTGAGCTGAAGAAGATTCTGAATGTCACAGGACAAGTGAAGGACATGGCAGTCACTGTGAGCATCAACG GTCAACAAATgtcaactgcagctcccaccaCACCTATAGCTcccactacaactgcagctcccacccCAAA GCCAGTGGTTGCTGTCCTGAGACTGGAGTTCAACACCACAGGCACTGCTCCCAGTGACACTGAGATCATCAAAGCCTTCACTGACCTACTGGCCCCTTACACATCCCTGGCCTCCTACCCAGTGAACCTCACTACAATAACTGCTAAGA ACACAACTGGTACAGGTGTTGCCGTCACTGTGGGATTCCTCATCAGTAACCTGACCCTTCCAGAAGGGTCTGATTTCACCAACGAAACATACAGCAAGATCCAGGACCCTGTCAACACACTG CTCCGTGACCTGCTCTCCACCTACCTGGGTGGCAGTCCATCAAAGTTCCCCTCTGCTACATTCAC CAACCAGAGCAATCACATCCAGGCTGAGGTGGCATATCAAGTCCCCAGCAGTGCCATCCAGAACCCCAGTGCTGAGCTGAAGAAGATTCTGAATGTCACAGGACAAGTGAAGGACATGGCAGTCACTGTGAGCATCAACG GTCAACAAATgtcaactgcagctcccaccaCACCTATAGCTcccactacaactgcagctcccaccaCAACTATAGCTcccactacaactgcagctcccacccCAAA ACCAGTGGTTGCTGTCCTGAGACTGGAGTTCAACACCACAGGCACTGCTCCCAGTGACACTGAGATCATCAAAGCCTTCACTGACCTACTGGCCCCTTACACATCCCTGGCCTCCTACCCAGTGAACCTCACTACAATAACTGCTAAGA ACACAACTGGTACAGGTGTTGCCGTCACTGTGGGATTCCTCATCAGTAACCTGACTCTTCCAGAAGGGTCTGATTTCACCAACGAAACATACAGCAAGATCCAGGACCCTGTCAACACACTG CTCCGTGACCTGCTCTCCACCTACCTGGGTGGCAGTCCATCAAAGTTCCCCTCTGCTACATTCAC CAACCAGAGCAATCACATCCAGGCTGAGGTGGCATATCAAGTCCCCAGCAGTGCCATCCAGAACCCCAGTGCTGAGCTGAAGAAGATTCTGAATGTCACAGGACAAGTGAAGGACATGGCAGTCACTGTGAGCATCAACG GTCAACAAATgtcaactgcagctcccaccaCACCTATAGCTcccactacaactgcagctcccaccaCACCTATAGCTcccactacaactgcagctcccacccCAAA GCCAGTGGTTGCTGTCCTGAGACTGGAGTTCAACACCACAGGCACTGCTCCCAGTGACACTGAGATCATCAAAGCCTTCACTGACCTACTGGCCCCTTACACATCCCTGGCCTCCTACCCAGTGAACCTCACTACAATAACTGCTAAGA ACACAACTGGTACAGGTGTTGCCGTCACTGTGGGATTCCTCATCAGTAACCTGACTCTTCCAGAAGGGTCTGATTTCAACAACGAAACATACAGCAAGATCCAGGACCCTGTCAACACACTG CTCCGTGACCTGCTCTCCACCTACCTGGGTGGCAGTCCATCAAAGTTCCCCTCTGCTACATTCAC CAACCAGAGCAATCACATCCAGGCTGAGGTGGCATATCAAGTCCCCAGCAGTGCCATCCAGAACCCCAGTGCTGAGCTGAAGAAGATTCTGAATGTCACAGGACAAGTGAAGGACATGGCAGTCACTGTGAGCATCAACG GTCAACAAATgtcaactgcagctcccaccaCACCTATAGCTcccactacaactgcagctcccacccCAAA GCCAGTGGTTGCTGTCCTGAGACTGGAGTTCAACACCACAGGCACTGCTCCCAGTGACACTGAGATCATCAAAGCCTTCACTGACCTACTGGCCCCTTACACATCCCTGGCCTCCTACCCAGTGAACCTCACTACAATAACTGCTAAGA ACACAACTGGTACAGGTGTTGCCGTCACTGTGGGATTCCTCATCAGTAACCTGACTCTTCCAGAAGGGTCTGATTTCACCAACGAAACATACAGCAAGATCCAGGACCCTGTCAACACACTG CTCCGTGACCTGCTCTCCACCTACCTGGGTGGCAGTCCATCAAAGTTCCCCTCTGCTACATTCAC CAACCAGAGCAATCACATCCAGGCTGAGGTGGCATATCAAGTCCCCAGCAGTGCCATCCAGAACCCCAGTGCTGAGCTGAAGAAGATTCTGAATGTCACAGGACAAGTGAAGGACATGGCAGTCACTGTGAGCATCAACG GTCAACAAATgtcaactgcagctcccaccaCACCTATAGCTcccactacaactgcagctcccaccaCAACTATAGCTcccactacaactgcagctcccacccCAAA GCCAGTGGTTGCTGTCCTGAGACTGGAGTTCAACACCACAGGCACTGCTCCCAGTGACACTGAGATCATCAAAGCCTTCACTGACCTACTGGCCCCTTACACATCCCTGGCCTCCTACCCAGTGAACCTCACTACAATAACTGCTAAGA ACACAACTGGTACAGGTGTTGCCGTCACTGTGGGATTCCTCATCAGTAACCTGACTCTTCCAGAAGGGTCTGATTTCACCAACGAAACATATAGCAAGATCCAGGACCCTGTCAACACACTG CTCCGTGACCTGCTCTCCACCTACCTGGGTGGCAGTCCATCAAAGTTCCCCTCTGCTACATTCAC CAACCAGAGCAATCACATCCAGGCTGAGGTGGCATATCAAGTCCCCAGCAGTGCCATCCAGAACCCCAGTGCTGAGCTGAAGAAGATTCTGAATGTCACAGGACAAGTGAAGGACATGGCAGTCACTGTGAGCATCAACG GTCAACAAATgtcaactgcagctcccaccaCACCTATAGCTcccactacaactgcagctcccacccCAAA GCCAGTGGTTGCTGTCCTGAGACTGGAGTTCAACACCACAGGCACTGCTCCCAGTGACACTGAGATCATCAAAGCCTTCACTGACCTACTGGCCCCTTACACATCCCTGGCCTCCTACCCAGTGAACCTCACTACAATAACTGCTAAGA ACACAACTGGTACAGGTGTTGCCATCACTGTGGGATTCCTCATCAGTAAACTGACTCTTCCAGAAGTGTCTGATTTCACTAACGAAACATACAGCAAGATCCAGGACCCTGTCAACACACTG CTCCGTGACATTCTCTCCACATTCCTGGGTGGCAGTCCATCTGAGTTCCCCTCTGCTACTTTCAC CAACCAGAGCAATCACATCCAGGCAGAGGTGACATATCAAGTCCCCAGCAGTGCCATCCTGAACTCCAGTGCTGAACTGAAGAAGATTCTGAATGTCACTGGACCAGTGAAGGACATGGCAGTCACTGTGAGCATCAACG GTCCACCAGCCATGACGACTGCTGCTCCCATTACAGTCCCTGCAAG TAACATCCCCATCCTGATTCAATTCCAAATGGAGTTCAGGAGCCAGAGGTCTGTGCCCAGCAATGTGGACCTGTCCAGCGCCACCAATATGCTCTTCCAGCAGCTGAGAGACTACTCCAGCAGCATCACCAATGTCACCTATCTGA GACTGTCAAATAACTCTTTCGCCATTCTAATGGAAATCCAGATCAATGATCTAACTGTTCCCAAGGGTCAGGAGTTAACAGTGGAGCAGAAAGCCATGGTGTTGGAGACCACTAATAAGCTG CTACAAAACATACTTTCACAACCAAACAGCAACACATTCCAGTTACCCCCCTGTAACTTCAC TGTGAAGGACAATTACATCGAGGCAGACATGGTGTACATTTTCCACGATGGAGACATTGAGATGCCCAGTGATTTCCTGAATGAGATTCTGCAAATCAGAA cagacacccttatccagggtgacaatGTTACCCCTCCCCCTCCCATCCTGCTGCCCATACTGACCTCCACCTCTGATGAGAGAGACCGTGGGATCTGGGGAATCGCCATCGCCATCCCCGTCGGAATTGTCCTCCTCCTGCTGCCCTGTTGGATCCTGctttgt TGTCTGCTGTGCGGCTGCTGTGCAGGACTGAGAAGGAGACTGAGGAGGCAACCCCTGGTCCAAGAAACCCTGCCCTACAATACACACCAAGTATATG gcgttttgttttga